From one Desmospora activa DSM 45169 genomic stretch:
- a CDS encoding acyl-CoA dehydrogenase translates to MQFQLSEEHRMMRKMVREFARNEVAPTAAQRDEEERFDRSIFDQMGQLGLTGIPWPEEEGGVGFDYLSYVIAVEELSRVCASTGVTLSAHISLASWPLHKFGTPEQKERFLNPLAEGVKLGAYGLTEPGSGSDAAGMKTTAVRDGNHYILNGNKIFITNGGDAEIYLVFAVTAPEEKHHGITAFIVEKDTPGFSIGKKEKKLGIRSSPTTEIIFDDCRIPVENRLGDEGQGFKIAMMTLDGGRNGIAAQAVGIAQGALDAALDYAKERKQFGKPIAQLQAIQFKLADMATQIEAARLLTYQAAWLESEGLPYGKASAMAKLYAGDIAMQVTTEAVQIFGGYGYTREYPVERMMRDAKITQIYEGTNEIQRIVIANYLLKESGIPVAVKK, encoded by the coding sequence ATGCAATTTCAGTTGAGTGAAGAGCATCGGATGATGCGGAAAATGGTGCGGGAGTTTGCGCGGAATGAGGTTGCTCCCACCGCGGCACAACGGGATGAAGAGGAGCGGTTTGACCGTTCCATCTTTGATCAGATGGGGCAATTGGGGTTGACCGGAATCCCGTGGCCGGAGGAGGAAGGGGGTGTCGGCTTCGATTATCTCAGTTATGTGATCGCGGTGGAGGAGTTGTCGCGAGTATGTGCCTCCACCGGCGTTACCCTGTCGGCCCACATTTCCCTGGCTAGTTGGCCCTTGCATAAATTTGGCACGCCGGAACAAAAAGAGCGCTTTTTAAATCCGCTGGCCGAAGGCGTCAAATTGGGCGCCTATGGTTTGACGGAGCCCGGCTCCGGTTCTGATGCTGCCGGGATGAAGACGACGGCGGTGCGGGACGGAAATCACTATATTCTCAACGGCAACAAAATTTTTATCACCAATGGAGGGGACGCCGAGATCTATCTCGTCTTTGCCGTTACCGCTCCCGAGGAGAAGCATCACGGTATTACTGCCTTTATCGTGGAGAAGGATACCCCTGGCTTTTCCATCGGGAAAAAGGAGAAAAAGCTAGGCATCCGCTCCTCACCGACGACGGAGATCATTTTTGACGATTGCCGCATTCCGGTGGAAAACCGGTTGGGAGACGAAGGGCAAGGGTTTAAGATTGCGATGATGACACTGGACGGGGGCAGAAACGGCATTGCCGCTCAGGCTGTCGGCATTGCCCAGGGGGCATTGGATGCCGCTTTGGATTATGCCAAGGAGCGGAAGCAGTTTGGTAAGCCAATTGCACAATTGCAGGCGATTCAGTTTAAATTGGCGGATATGGCTACCCAGATTGAAGCGGCCCGTCTGTTGACGTATCAGGCGGCTTGGCTGGAGAGTGAAGGGTTGCCATACGGCAAGGCGTCTGCAATGGCAAAGCTGTATGCCGGTGATATCGCGATGCAGGTGACGACAGAGGCGGTACAGATATTCGGGGGATACGGCTATACCCGCGAATATCCGGTAGAGCGGATGATGCGCGACGCCAAGATCACCCAGATTTATGAAGGAACCAATGAGATACAGCGCATTGTAATCGCCAATTACCTCTTAAAGGAGTCGGGAATCCCCGTCGCGGTGAAAAAGTGA
- a CDS encoding acyl-CoA dehydrogenase: MNLRFNQEQDMMRKTVREFARKEILPLVQEMDETDRFPRELVAKMGELGLMGIPVPEKWGGAGFDYTSYILALEELSQVSATVGVILAVHTSVATLPILHHGTPEQKQKYVSKLATGEYLGAFALTEAHAGSDTSNIRTRASKHGDCYILNGSKMFITNAGEADIYVTFAVTDPDKGSKGITAFIVEKGTPGFSIGKKEKKMGLHGSNTCEVIFEQVEVPMENRLGEEGEGIAIALSNLAGGRIGIAAQAVGIAIAALEAAQSYAGERYQFGQPLAAQQAIQFKLADMATAVEAAHLLIYRAAELYQQGCDCKREAAMAKLFASDTAVRVTTEAIQVFGGYGYTRDYPVERFFRDAKITQIYEGTNEIQRIVIAKELLQGS; encoded by the coding sequence ATGAATTTGCGGTTCAACCAAGAACAGGACATGATGCGTAAAACGGTGCGGGAGTTTGCCCGAAAGGAGATTCTTCCGCTGGTACAGGAGATGGATGAAACGGACCGCTTTCCCCGGGAATTGGTGGCCAAGATGGGGGAGTTGGGGTTGATGGGGATTCCCGTGCCGGAGAAATGGGGCGGGGCTGGTTTTGATTATACTTCCTACATTTTGGCCTTGGAGGAATTATCCCAGGTGAGCGCCACTGTGGGTGTAATTTTGGCGGTTCACACCTCTGTGGCGACCCTTCCGATTTTGCACCACGGCACCCCAGAACAAAAGCAAAAATATGTCTCCAAGCTGGCGACGGGGGAATATTTGGGCGCTTTCGCTTTGACAGAGGCCCATGCGGGTTCCGATACAAGTAACATCCGTACCCGCGCCAGTAAACATGGGGACTGTTATATCCTGAATGGAAGTAAAATGTTTATCACTAATGCCGGTGAAGCGGATATTTATGTCACGTTTGCTGTAACCGATCCAGACAAGGGCAGCAAAGGAATTACCGCCTTTATTGTTGAGAAAGGGACCCCCGGATTTTCCATTGGCAAAAAAGAGAAGAAGATGGGTCTCCATGGCTCTAACACTTGTGAAGTCATCTTTGAACAAGTGGAAGTGCCGATGGAAAACCGACTGGGAGAGGAAGGGGAAGGGATTGCGATCGCCTTATCCAACCTGGCCGGGGGCCGCATCGGCATTGCCGCGCAAGCGGTGGGTATTGCGATCGCTGCACTGGAGGCAGCTCAATCCTATGCAGGGGAGCGGTACCAATTTGGCCAACCGTTGGCCGCACAGCAAGCGATTCAGTTTAAATTGGCCGATATGGCCACCGCCGTCGAAGCGGCCCACCTGCTAATCTATCGAGCGGCAGAATTGTATCAGCAGGGGTGCGACTGCAAACGGGAAGCAGCCATGGCTAAACTATTTGCCTCCGATACCGCTGTACGTGTAACGACAGAAGCGATCCAGGTGTTTGGCGGTTATGGGTACACCCGCGACTATCCGGTGGAGCGCTTCTTTCGCGATGCTAAGATCACCCAGATATATGAGGGAACTAACGAAATACAGCGCATTGTGATCGCGAAGGAATTGTTGCAGGGATCGTAG
- a CDS encoding TetR/AcrR family transcriptional regulator — protein sequence MTRDSNRIPSMVKNRKLVEERRAQIIRGAQKLFMRKGFHKTTTREIARECGLSIGTMYEYIQSKEDVLYLVCDHIHSELETRLKEALSVTETGRESLNRAMAQHFKVMGELSDWVLLIYQETKSLPKKARSVILQREKEVTALFEEILQRGIQDNTLRLDPSSVSLMAHNIMVLGEMWTFRRWALAEHYTLEEYTRQQMAWLLRECTN from the coding sequence ATGACACGGGACTCCAATCGTATTCCTTCAATGGTGAAAAACCGGAAACTGGTGGAAGAGCGACGGGCGCAGATTATTCGTGGGGCTCAGAAGCTGTTTATGCGCAAAGGGTTTCATAAGACTACGACCCGGGAAATTGCGCGTGAGTGCGGCCTTAGTATCGGCACGATGTATGAATATATCCAGTCCAAGGAAGATGTGTTGTATCTGGTGTGCGACCATATCCATTCCGAGTTGGAAACCCGCCTAAAAGAAGCCTTATCCGTGACAGAGACGGGACGGGAAAGTTTGAACCGGGCGATGGCCCAGCATTTTAAGGTGATGGGGGAACTGTCAGATTGGGTGCTGCTGATTTATCAAGAGACCAAATCACTGCCAAAAAAGGCGCGCAGTGTGATTTTACAACGGGAAAAAGAGGTCACCGCACTGTTTGAGGAGATATTGCAGCGGGGAATCCAAGACAACACATTGCGTCTGGATCCTTCCTCCGTCTCTTTGATGGCTCATAATATCATGGTACTGGGAGAGATGTGGACCTTTCGCCGTTGGGCATTGGCGGAACATTACACATTGGAGGAATATACCCGCCAGCAAATGGCGTGGTTGTTGCGTGAATGTACCAACTAG
- the meaB gene encoding methylmalonyl Co-A mutase-associated GTPase MeaB, translating into MEISAWAERIRQGQKRAIARGISFIENRDPRREALLQSLYPYTGSAALIGVTGAPGAGKSSLVDRLIDAIRREGKTVGVVAVDPSSPFTGGALLGDRVRMTRHALDDGVFIRSMGSRGHLGGLAVATREAAVVLDAAGIDVIFVETVGVGQSEIDIMHLVDTVALVLPPGSGDAVQVFKAGIMEAADLFIVNKAEQPGTERLVKDIEELLDLSGSHRPWRPPIVKTSVKDEMGTDEMWRQLKRHRRYLMESGEGERRQRAHLRREVEAMVEEELRRRLQGRLEDSAIKTDLDRLQQREWTPQQVARKWMAHLAAGKGGDRE; encoded by the coding sequence ATGGAGATATCAGCTTGGGCTGAGCGCATCCGCCAAGGACAAAAACGGGCCATCGCTCGCGGCATCAGCTTCATTGAAAATCGGGACCCACGCCGGGAAGCGTTACTACAATCCCTTTATCCCTATACCGGTTCGGCTGCTCTCATCGGGGTGACAGGGGCGCCGGGAGCAGGAAAGAGTTCCTTGGTTGACCGGCTGATCGATGCGATCCGGCGGGAGGGCAAAACTGTCGGCGTGGTTGCGGTTGATCCCAGCAGCCCTTTCACCGGCGGTGCCTTGTTGGGGGATCGGGTGCGTATGACCCGTCATGCCTTGGATGACGGGGTGTTTATTCGCAGCATGGGTAGCCGCGGCCACCTGGGTGGTTTGGCCGTTGCTACACGGGAAGCGGCAGTTGTGCTGGATGCCGCCGGGATCGATGTGATCTTTGTGGAAACCGTGGGTGTGGGGCAGTCGGAGATCGATATCATGCATTTGGTGGACACGGTGGCCTTGGTGCTGCCCCCTGGCAGCGGCGATGCGGTGCAGGTGTTTAAGGCGGGGATCATGGAAGCAGCGGACCTGTTTATCGTCAATAAAGCAGAGCAGCCGGGGACGGAGCGGCTGGTGAAGGATATCGAGGAGTTGTTGGATCTGAGCGGAAGTCATCGTCCGTGGCGTCCGCCGATTGTAAAAACCTCCGTAAAAGATGAGATGGGGACGGATGAAATGTGGCGGCAACTAAAGCGCCATCGTCGCTATTTGATGGAGAGCGGGGAGGGGGAACGACGTCAGCGCGCTCACCTTCGCCGCGAAGTGGAAGCGATGGTGGAAGAGGAGCTACGCCGCCGTTTGCAGGGAAGGTTGGAGGATTCCGCGATAAAAACTGATCTGGACCGACTACAACAGCGGGAATGGACGCCGCAACAAGTGGCACGAAAATGGATGGCTCATCTGGCTGCCGGGAAAGGGGGGGATAGGGAATGA